The genomic stretch CCAGCACTTTCTCTTGCTACCCCACCGGCAGGTTCAACTCCTGTTCGACGAAGGCTTTATTCGTCGCGGCGCTGTCCTTGGGTGTGGAGCGAGAGCGGTCGAGCTCGATCATGAGCCAGCCGGCGTAACCGCTCTCCTGAAGCTCCTGGACGCAATCTTTCACGTGCACCACGCCGGTGCCGAGTTCCACGAAGTCGGGCAAGATAGCGGTTGCCGCATCGGCGCCCTGGGCCGGCTCGGTCTGCGAATCGGCAAATGCCTGTGGATCCCAATCCTTCAGGTGCACGTACTTCACGCGGTCGGCATAGGCCCGCACTACTGACACCTCATCGCCGCCGCCTTTGCGCAGGTGCGCGGTGTCCGGGCAGAGGAAGACGTAGCGCGGGTCGGTGTAGTCCATCATGATGTCGATCTCTTCCTCCGTTTCCACTGTGGTGGCGTAGTGCGGGTGGTAGCAGGCCAGCACGCCGTAGTCCAGGCAGCGGCGGCCGATCTCGTCCATGCAGTGGGCCTGGTTGAGCAGCTCTTCGTCGGATGGGCCGCCCGGCGCGCGCGAACCGCCGCCCAAGACCAGCCGGTCAGCCCCATGAGCCGCCAGGAATTTGGCAAAGCCCACGTTGCGGGCAACCATTTCGTCCATGCGGTGGGATTCATTCATAGGGCCGCCGCCATAGACGGTGACAAGCTCTAGACCCCGTTGCGCTATGAGGTCTTGAAACTCGCTGACCCTACTGCCGTACGTGTCCACCACCGCCGCGAAGGTCTCAAAGCCCTTGAAACCCAGCCCGGCAATCTCGTCCAACGCCAGTTCGAAGCCATCCATGCCCCAAGTGATTGTATGGTATCCGACCCGAATGTCTGCCATGTTTGAAATCTCCCTTTGGGTTGCTCTCCCGCCAAGCGACGGCCTGCACTCATGTATTTCAGTACGAGCCCTGATGACTACGCATCATTATAGTAGCAGCGAACACCTTCTGGAGCGCGCCGAGCCGGGGAGATCAGACGCTTGTGTGATTGCTGCCCTGTTATACTACAAGACAAGCTGACAAGCGTCCGCCCACGTATGGTTGGGACGCCGCGGGCGCAGCGCAAAGTCAGTCGGTTGTGTTGCGTTTCAATATAGCGTGCAATTGGCGTCAAGCGGTCGAATCTGCAGTGGTCACTCTCGTCTACTCCCTGCGGAGTGTGACGTACGCCCACGATTTCCCCTCAGTGCGGGCTCGCCAGCAGGTAGGGAGTGCCTGCATGCGCCCGCCGGAGTTGCCCGGAATTGGGTTTTCATTCGCGGTGTCAACTATTGCTTTGCACAAGCAGAGGTACTGGTGAAAGGAATTGAACGGTGAGACTTCTGTCTCGTGTGCCGGGTGTCTTACTGGCCCTGGTGTTGCTTGGCGCTTCGCTGATGACGTTGTCGGCCTGTATAGTTTCTGACACGCTCTCCATGGGCGACGCGGTGGAGGAGCCGGTTACGAGGAGCAACTCGTTCGCTACGGCCACCTTTGGCCCCGGCGCTGTTGTTCACATTGTGCGCAAAGACACCGGCGAGGAGCTCACGATTCGCTCGGGTGGATACCTGCGTCAGGCTGACTCCGGCGACGGCCGCGGCGGTCAGACATATCGCATCGATGGTTCTGACGGCGACATAGTCCGGCGTTGGTTAGCGCCTGACGACCCTGAAGTCAGATACATTCCCTGGGCTTTGCTCATCGAGAGCTACACCGTGCCTGAAGGTGTCCTGGCCCTCATCCCGTTGGATGACAAGAATCCCGTGCCCTACCAGTTGGTTCAGGCCTTTGGGGACGACAGAGTCTATGTGTTCACCCCGACTGGTGGGTGGCGATGGATCCCCGACCTCGCGACCTTTACGGCAAACGGCTTCTACTGGTGTGACGTGAGTACAGGCGACGCTGAGTTCTTCACCCGTGTCACGAAGGGCGACCCATTGCCGCTGAGAGCGGAGGTCCCCAACCACCCGGGTTGCCACAACACATAGCTCATCCCAACCACCCGAGTTTGGGAGCGAACAAATACATGCCATCCGTAAAGGCATCAGATACGTCCGAGCTATCAGTGACCGGAAGAGCAAGCGCAAGCCGATTGCACGCTAGCGGAGCTGGGGGGCTATGAAGTCTCCAATTGCCACGGCGAGAGCCGGCCCCTACCTCTCATCTATTCAGTAACTTCCTGAACCAATTTCCAGTGGCACAGCAAATGTCCTTGTGCAAGAATAACGATTGTAGCGTGCAAAACTAGAGTCACCAGGTTGCGCATGCCAAGCGGGAAACGAGCTTAGGGAAACAGACTCGTGGCGAGAGCAGAATCCCTACATGTCAGGCCCCCCTCCAGGCCGTACTGGATAGGCCATGAGACCCAAGTCTGGAAAATGGGAATGGCACAATGACAGACTATGTATCAGGTGTCAATCCTGACGTGCTGCGTTGGGCTAGAGAGAGTTCTGGCTTCTCTTTACAGGAAGTTGCTAGATTCCTGAAAAAAGAGGAGGCAGCAGTTATTCAATGGGAAACCGGCGAAGCTAGTCCAACATATGTCCAGCTTGAGAAGCTCGCGTACAATCTATACAGGCGACCGGTCGCCGTGTTCTTTTTCCCAGAACCTCCGCTGGAACCAGATGCCACAGAGTCATTTCGAACCCTTCCTGAGTTTGAAATTGCCAATCTGATCCCTGATACAAAACATGCCTTGCGGGAGGCTCAAGCCATGCAGATGGCTCTGCGGGAACTCTCTGGCGGGCAGAACACAAGCGAAAAACAGCTCCTAAAAGATGTTCACGTTGATCCTAGTGATGACATACCCTCAATTGCTAAATTTGTGAGAAGGTACCTAGAAATACCACTCTACCAGCAAGAGAAGTGGAGAAGCGCGGACAAAGCACTGCATGAATGGCGTGAGGCCGTGGAAGACAGTGGCATATACGTTTTCAAGAGATCTTTCAAGCAAAGTGATGTCTCAGGTTTCTGCTTGCAGGATGACGAATTCCCGATAATCTACCTAAACAACAGCGCAGCCAAGTATCGCCAAATCTTTAGCCTATTTCACGAATTAGCACACGTACTCCTACAGACGTCAGGTGTGACGAAGTTGAATGACCGTTATGTCGCTCAACTCTCAGGAGAAGCCCAAGACATAGAGGTATTCTGTAACAGGTTTGCAAGTGAGTTTCTGATTCCGTCTACTGACTTCAACAGTAGACTTAAGGAAGATGAGACTCCAGAGGAAACTGCAGAAAGGTTGTCTGAGCACTACAAAGTCAGCCGGGAAGTAGTGTTGAGAAGGCTCTTGGACAAAGGGACAATTGATGAGAGCTATTACCATGGCAGAGTCGCCGAATGGAACGAGAGATTCGAGGTGAATCGGCGGGAGCAAAAGGGAGGGGGTAACTATTACAACAATCAAGTGACATATCTGGGCAGGAAATTCCTTACCCTTGCG from Chloroflexota bacterium encodes the following:
- a CDS encoding sugar phosphate isomerase/epimerase, which codes for MADIRVGYHTITWGMDGFELALDEIAGLGFKGFETFAAVVDTYGSRVSEFQDLIAQRGLELVTVYGGGPMNESHRMDEMVARNVGFAKFLAAHGADRLVLGGGSRAPGGPSDEELLNQAHCMDEIGRRCLDYGVLACYHPHYATTVETEEEIDIMMDYTDPRYVFLCPDTAHLRKGGGDEVSVVRAYADRVKYVHLKDWDPQAFADSQTEPAQGADAATAILPDFVELGTGVVHVKDCVQELQESGYAGWLMIELDRSRSTPKDSAATNKAFVEQELNLPVG
- a CDS encoding ImmA/IrrE family metallo-endopeptidase produces the protein MTDYVSGVNPDVLRWARESSGFSLQEVARFLKKEEAAVIQWETGEASPTYVQLEKLAYNLYRRPVAVFFFPEPPLEPDATESFRTLPEFEIANLIPDTKHALREAQAMQMALRELSGGQNTSEKQLLKDVHVDPSDDIPSIAKFVRRYLEIPLYQQEKWRSADKALHEWREAVEDSGIYVFKRSFKQSDVSGFCLQDDEFPIIYLNNSAAKYRQIFSLFHELAHVLLQTSGVTKLNDRYVAQLSGEAQDIEVFCNRFASEFLIPSTDFNSRLKEDETPEETAERLSEHYKVSREVVLRRLLDKGTIDESYYHGRVAEWNERFEVNRREQKGGGNYYNNQVTYLGRKFLTLAFSRFHSGHVSFDELAGYLNVKPKSIPDLEKQVLGSISSR